The Helicobacter fennelliae nucleotide sequence ATACACGCGCATCACCTTAATGGACGATGATGAGCTTGAAGAACTTGATGCTCCGTATTATTACAATGGCGATGGTATGAATGTAGGTATGTTTAATGTCGGAAGCTATATTGGCGTAAGAATGGGAACACTAAGGGCTTATGGGATTATTGATTATTTAGTCCCAGTCTCAAGCTTAAGCATCGACAATCCTATTGATAATATGCTCGGCTATGGCTTTGGTGTAATGCTTGATATTGGTTTGCGCATAGGATTCCAATACATATCCTATGATGTTAGCTATTATGGAGGTAGGGTTAGAAGAGAGTGGTATGGAGATGGGGGATTTGAGCTTGATCGCTCACAAACCTACAAAAGCAAAAACAACGCATTTATGGTATTTATAGGCATTGGAATCTAGAATCTAATTTACATATTTACATGTGATCCAAATCCTCTATTTTTGCTTCTTTTTGCAGATTCTAGCCTTATGAATGCGGACACTCAAGAACTATACTAAATACCTAGATTCCACACAAAGCAGAATCTACTTCACAATCGAGCAGATTCCGCCACCATTGACTACAATCTCAAGCAAATTTCCTTTTTTAAACATATTGCACACGACAATAGGCAGGCGGTTGTCTTTGGCAAGGGCGATCGCTGTATCGTCCATAACCTTGATATTTTCAGCTAATGCGCTATCGTAGCTTATCACATCAAGCTTTTTAGCGTCTTGAAATTTGTTGGGATCTTTGTCAAACACTCCATCGACTTTGGTTGCTTTAATCACATAGTCTGCGCCTATCTCTACTGCGCGAAGTGTCGCTGTCGTATCGGTGGTAAAAAATGGATTCCCAGTGCCAGCAGCAAAAATCACCACGCGCCCTTTTTCAAGATGCCTAATCGCGCGCCGATAGATATAACTCTCGCAAATCTCCTTAATCTCGATAGCGCTTTGCACGCGCACATCAAGCCCGATATGCTCTAACGCCTCTTGCATAGCCACAGCATTGATGACTGTTGCGAGCATTCCCATATAATCCCCGCTTGTCCTGCGGATAATCCCCCCTTCTGACGCGCTCACTCCGCGTATGATATTTCCACCGCCAATCACGATCCCGACCTCAACATCAGCCTTTAGCAAACTCTCAATCTCTCTAGCAATATAGCTTAGCACTGAAGGCTCGATACCAAAGCCATTCTCACCAGCCAACGCCTCTCCTGAAAACTTCACCAATATTCTTTTTTTCTTTGCCATTGTGTCCTCCTTAGGATTTGAGAAATTATAGTGAGTTTGAAGTAAGAAAACTATAAAATATGTTTTTTTGCAGAATCTAAAATGGTGATTAGATTTGCAAAGTTTGAGCTTTAGAGTTGTGGGTTTAACGCGAGTTGTAATATTTTGGCTCTTGGTTTTGCTTGGTTTGCGCGGTATTTTAGATTCTAGTTTTTCTTATCTCGTTGCTCTTTTTGTCTCGTTGCTCTTTTTGGATTTTTTTGAGTTCTTTTTCAAATTTCTTTCTGCGCAAAAGTGGAAGCTTATCGATAAATAAGATCCCCTCCAAATGATCCATTTCATGCTGTATCGCGATAGCCAAAAGCTCTGTGGCTTGGAGGATTTTTTCTTGACCATGGCGATCTTGATACGCGATACTAACCTCCTCAAATCGCTCTATATCCTCATAAAATCCCGGCACAGACAAGCAACCTTCTCGGTATGTTGTCAGCCCTTTTGTTTTTAAAATTACAGGATTGATGATCTCTAATGTATCCTCTTTGTATTGCTCGCCATCTTCGCGGTGAAGGTTAATAATAAGCGCGCGCAATGGAATCCCCACTTGTATCGCTGCAAGCCCTATGCCATTTGTCTGTGTCATTATCTGATACATTTCATCAAGCATTTGTGCTAGATTCTCATCAAATACCTCCACGGGTGAAGACTTTTGCTTGAGTCTAGAATCTGGGTATTTGATGATTGTCATTGAGGTGCGCTTACTTCATCTTGTTGGTAGATTTTGCATCGTTGTTTTTCTTCAAGTGCGATTCGCAAAGTCGAAAGACAAGCACTCATTGTCTCTTCAATCGATCGATCAGGCAAGATTTTGGTGATACTTGTGATAATATCAAGCTGGAGATTAATATCAGCGACAAAAATATCTGTTGTTTGCGAAGCTTGATAGAGCGAGATACAGAGTTCTTGCGCTTCCAAAACATCAGAATATTTAAGCAAAACCCCAAATATACCATTTCCCATATACGCGACAGCATCGCTAGATCGTATGTGTTTTTGGAGAAATTTCGCCATAGTCTTCAAAAGAAGCAAAAATGTCGGAGAATCCTGCCCCACGCTTGAAGCAATCGATCGTGAAAGGCTAACATAAATCAAAATCGAAGAATGATTAAATTCTTTGCAAAGCTCTTGCTCTTTTTGCAAAAACGAAGTGAAATAATTTTTGTTATACACATCAAGCGTGAGATCATAGACAGAGTTTTGGCTGATTGATTTGAGATTTCTATTGATTTTGGTGTAGAGATTTTGGATTTGCCCAAGCTGCTTGGAAGTTATATTTGTTACTTTATTAATGTCGCGCATAAAAAAATCCATGACATTTTTGAATACAAGCTTATTATCAGCTTGTGCCATATCTTTGGAATATCGTTTGACGACATTTTGAGAGATGATGAAGTTTTGATATACCACAGACATACAATTTAGCACCTGCTTAATGATTTTGAGGCTTTCGCCGACGGATTTTTCAAACACAAGCGCGCGGTTTTGAATGTCTGATTGGAGGTTCATAATTTTTCGCACTTTTTCTTTTGTGCTTGGTGGCTCTTTTTCGAGAAACTTACCAAAATACAATTCATAATTTGCCGGCAAACAAGGCAAGGATTCTTGCTCCATAGCCTGAATGACACTTTGAGAAATTTGCTGGATTTTTTGAAAAAACTCATCGCGCGTTGGCTCTATATCGGTATTAGAATCCGGGACTTCTGGGTCTATGCCCGATAAAAAAGGATTTGTTTTGATATTTGAAGCTTTTTCTTGTAATTTATCTATCATAATTTTTATCCTTATTTTTGTGCATTATTTTGGTATTTGTTATTTTATACTCTTTGTAAGGATTTTGTCGATTAAGCCATACTCTTGTGCTTCTTTTGCATTCATAAAAAAATCTCTCTCTGTATCTTGAGCGATTCTTTTAAGCGTTTGATTTGTGTTTTTTGCCATAATTTCATTCAAAATAGACTTCAGCCTCAAAATCTCTTTTGCTTGGATTTCGATGTCTGTGGCTTGTCCTTGCGCGCCACCTAAGGGCTGATGGATCATAATGCGAGAATTTGGCAGTGAAAACCGCTTACCTTTTGTGCCACAACTAAGCAAAAATGCCCCAGCACTCGCTGCCTGTCCGATACAAATCGTGCAAACATCAGCTTGGATATAATTCATCGTATCATAAATGCTTAATGCACTTGTAATCACTCCGCCCGGAGAGTTGATATAAAGATTTATATCTTTTTGGGGATCTTCGGCTTCTAAGAAAAGCAGTTGCGCTACAATCGATGAAGCGACCATATCATTTATCTCGCCACTAAGGAGGATCACACGATCTTTGAGAAGTCGTGAGTAAATATCATAACTTCTCTCGCCTCGCCCTGTTTTTTCTATCACATAGGGGATATAATTCATTCTTTTGCCTTTTTAGGTTTTTTAGATTCTGCTATTTTAGATTCTGTGGATTCTGCCTTGCTTGCAGAATCTGCTTTTACTTTTGCGCCCTTAGTGTCTTTGGTGTCTTTAAGATTTGCTTTTTCATCAAGAAGTCTTGTAAGCACGCGGTTTTCTATCATCGACATTTTGATTGCTGGAAGAAAATTATTCTCTTTATAATACACAATAACTTGTTGTGGATCTTGCCCGCTCATCATAGATTCATAATAAATCGCAGACATCACTTCATTATCTGTTACATCAATGTTATTTTTCTTTGCCAATGCATCGATGATAAATGTAACTTTCACACTTTTGTGCGCCTCATCTCTAAATGTCTCGCGCTTTTCTTGTGCTTTTTTGGGGTCTTTTTGATAGACTGCAAGCTCATCTTTTGTGATTTGAGAGAGAGAGTTTCTAAATAGCATATCCATTTCTTGCTCGACAATCAAATCCGGCACATCAAAGCTAAAAGCTTTATTAAGCGCTTCAAGGCTTTTTTCTCTCATTTCTTCGCTGTAATATTTATTTTTGAGATCAAGATCAAGCTGTTTTTGTATATCTTGCTTAAGTTCATCAAGGCTTGCGTCTTCTTTATGGAGCACTTTTTTGGCAAATTCATCATTGAGTTCGATTTTTTCACGATCTTTGATTGCGTTGATTTTGACTTTAAAGGTTGCTTTTTTGCCTGCAAGATTAGCAGAGTGATAATCTTGTGGAAAATCCACTTGGATTTCTTTTTCTTCGCCGACTTTTGCGCCTACAAGCGCATCTTCAAATCCGGGTATAAACTGATTGCTTCCTATATCAAGATCAAAGCCTTGAGCCTTTCCACCCTCAAAGGCTACATTATCGACAAATCCTTCAAAGTCAATGTTGGCTATATGCCCTTTTTTGACTACTTTGCTTGTAGAATCCACAATCGGTGCTTGCGATCGAGCAAGCATATCAAGTCGTTCTTGGATTTGCTTTGGTGAGGCTGTGGGGATTTTTGGCTCAGGGATAGATTTGAGCGCATCAGAGACATCAAATTCAGGCAAAATAGAGATTTTGATCTCTACATCGATATTTTTCTCACCTTTTTCAAACTTCGTAATTATCGGATCACCAATAAGTTGCTTTGCATCGATTTTTAAATCTTTGAGTGCGGTATTTAGCATATCTTGCACCATTTCTCTTTGGGCGTCTTGCTCGATAGAATCCTTATATCGAGTTTTGACGATGCTTACAGGCACTTTTCCTTGTCTAAAGCCAGCCATTTTTATTGTTTTGCTTACTTTTTGTGCTATTTGGTTGAGTTTCTGCTCTAAGTCTTCAATCGCGATTAAGCCTTTTGCAAGAGCATTGGCAGTATTGATTCGTGTGGTTTGAATGTTCATAACACTCCTTTGCAAATTTTAGTGAATTCTTTTATTTTAACTAAAAATACCAAAAAACATTATAAAATTCTGGAAATATTCTTAAGGGGCTGTGTATCGCAATGTCATTAGAAGTGCTCAAAAGTAAGCTTAAACTTCGTCCAAATTTATCTCCACAATATGGCATCGTCTATAAAATAACACCAACAATCATTTATGCAAAAGGCATTATTCCCTCCGTTGGTGATATTATAAAAATTATCCATAGAGATGAGAGTCAATCGCTAGGCATTGTTATATTAAGCGAGGAGAATTCATTTGGATTTAGCCCGTTTTCTTTTGTCGAGCATTTTTCTATCAATGATATTGTATTTATCGAAAAAAACGAGCTTAGCTTTCCTGTGTGCGAGGAAATGCTAGGAAGAGTTTTTGATCCATTAGGACAGCCAATTGATGACAAGCCAGCATTGCTAACCTCCACTTATGCGCCAATCATCGCCCCGCCTATCCGCGCGCTCAAACGAGGAATCATTGATGAAGTGTTTGATGTAGGGGTGCGATCGATTAATGGTCTGCTAACTTGTGGCAAAGGGCAAAAAATGGGGATATTTGCCGGCTCTGGCGTGGGTAAATCCACACTTATGGGAATGATTGTACGTGGTTGTAATGCGCCGATTAAAGTTATCGCACTTATCGGTGAGCGCGGTAGAGAAGTGCCTGAATTTATCCATAAATCACTCAATGGAAATCTTGAAAACACTATTTTGATTGTCGCGACAAGCGATGATTCTGCATTGATGAGAAAGTATGGCGCGTTTTCTGCTATGGCAGTTGCTGAATATTTTAAATCACAAGGCAGAGATGTGCTGTTTATTATGGATTCTGTTACGCGCTTTGCGATGGCGCAACGCGAAATAGGACTCGCACTAGGCGAGCCACCCACAAGCAAAGGCTATCCACCTTCAGTGCTTACACTTATGCCACAACTTATGGAACGTGCAGGCAAAGAAGAAGGCAAAGGCTCTATCACGGCATTTTTTACGATTTTGGTCGAGGGCGATGACTTAAATGATCCCATAGCCGATCAGGCACGAAGTATTTTGGATGGGCATATTATCCTTGATCGAGGACTTACAGATGTCGGAATCTACCCACCTATCAATCTCCTCTCATCAGCTTCGCGCGTGAGTAATGACATCATCACCAAAGAGCATAAATTATTGATTCAAAATTTTCGCCGCTATTACGCGCTTTTGAAAGAAAATGAGATTCTCATACGCATAGGCTCATACCAAAAAGGCTCTGATGCAGAGCTTGATTATGCTATGGAGATAAAGCCACTTATGGAAAATTTCTTAAAACAAAACGAAGATGAGATTGTGGATTTTGAGCATTCTATCCAAATGCTTAAAGAAATCTTTGCAAGCAAGCTACAACAAACCTAAATCACACAAAAACAATAAATGATACGCAACATCTCAATAATCCAGAATCTAAAAACTCAAACACAATCAACACCAAATAAACACAGGACAAATATGAAAAAACAAAATACAAACCACACCATCTCTCAAATATTTTTAATAATGGCATTCATACTTCCACAAAACGTCTATCCACAAGCATTCCACCAAGCATTGCATAATGAAAGCTTGCAAGCAACACACCATAATCAGCAAAATCTAGATTCTGAATCATTGCAAATGCCTGCAAAACAAGCAAAGCAGAATCTAGATTCTATGCCATTTTTCGTCATTGCGAGGCGCGAAGCAATCCAGAATCCAGAATCCAGAATCCAGAATCCAGAATCCAGAATCCAGAATCCAGAATCCAGAATCCAGAATCCAGAATCCAGAATCCAGAATCCAGAATCTAAAACTCAAAATCTAGATTCTACGCAGAATCTAGCGACACAAGAGCCCACTTTGACTACTTTAGCCACACAGCCACAAACGCAATCAAACACAACCCAACCTCAACCACAGCCATATTTGCAACCACGGCTACCACAATCCGCAGAATCGCCACTTTATTTGCGATACAACTTAGGATTTGACTTTTTTCTTGACAATACCGAAGGAAGCGATCCGTATTGGGCTACGCGCACATTGTATGCCATTCGTATCGCACCTGAGATTGGTATGGGTATCGGGCAGAATCACTCCATAATGTTTGGAGGATTTGCAATCCAAAATATGGGCGCAAGCACAATTCCGACAAAAGCCAACATATCGGCGTATTATCGTTATGAGGGGGAAATTTTTCGGGCGTATTTTGGGATTTTTGGCAGGAGATATTGGAGGGGTGAGTATCCATTAAGCTTTTTTCGTCAAGATTTTTTGTTTTTCAATCCAAACACAAATGGCGTACTTTTGCAATACATCTCACATCAAGATTCTGCGATAAATGGCTATGCTGAATTTGTCTTTGATTGGTTTGGCGGGAATCTTGCGAAGCGATTTGATGAGTTTTTCGTCCTTGCAAGTGGCAAGGTACGTTTTTTGAATAATTATGGCTTTGTAGGCGGGAGCGCTTTGCTCTATCATTTCAAAAACGATGAAGTGCTTTCACAAGATGGCGCATTTACGCCAAGCGGACTGCCTGATACACAGCTTATGGATAAAATCTATTACAACGCATATATCGGGGTTGATTTTGTGCCATTATTGCGCGCTATGCAAACAGCCCAAATCCAATTTGGCGCACTCTCATCAATCGAGCGCAAAAGGCGTCTAAGCGGACTGGGCGCATTTCATCATGCTATGGGCTATGAGGGCGGATTCAAGCTCCAATACAAAGGATTTGGGCTTGAGGAGAGTTATTATTTTGGTGATGGGCAAATGTACTATTATAGCGAGTATGGCGAGAATTTTTATGATGGCTTGCCTTTTTATCGCGCAGATCGCTTTAATCGCGTAAATGTGTTTTATGAATACCGCAATAATTGGCTCAAGGCAAATTTAAGCTTTATGTTTTTTTCATTGCCACAAACTTTCGCCTTGCAACAAATGCTTACTTTGAGCATAGACACGCACCGCCTTTTTGGTAAATAATATTTGGCATATAAATTGCTTAGATTCTGCAATACTCTGTAAGGACACAAAGATGATTAATGGCTATTATTCCACAACCGGCGGTATGATCACGCAATTTAATAGGCTTGATGTTATCTCCAATAACCTTGCCAATCTCAACACAAACGGATTCAAGCGAGATGATGTCGTGGTGGGAGATTTTTTGAGGTTGTATAAACAGACTCAAGACACACTTCCTATCAAAGACCACACGCGCGCTGCCGCACAATACCAAAACCGCAATCTTAACCGCGTGCCAAATATTTCTGAAGAATACACAGAGTTTGAAACAGGCGCGATAGCACAAACCGACAACCCATTAGATTTTGCGTTGCAAAAGCCAAATGCGTATTTTGCGATACAAACCCCAGATGGAATCCGCTACACTAAAGATGGAAGCTTCACTATCGATAATGATGGTTTTCTTAGCACAAAGCAAGGTTATCGCGTGCTTTCTCGCGCTGGGATTGAGAGCGAAGGGGGGATTTTGATCGCTCAAGGCTTGCAAGTTGAAGCAGACAAAAATGGCAATCTTTATTTTCGTAATCCCGGTAATGAAGAAATCAACGCTCCGATTGCAGGTGGAAGCCTAGCGATTGTGAGCTTTGATAATCCAAAATACCTCCAAAAAGTTGGCGATAATCTTTTCAAATACCCCGATGAAAGACTTGATGACAGAATCATCGCCATAGATAATGGCTCTTTGGTGCAAGGATTTGTCGAAAAAAGCAATGTCAATGCAGTCAAAGAAATGAGCGCACTTATCGAGACAAACAGGCTTGTAGATATGTATTCTCGTGCAATGCGCACTTATATGGACGACTTTGCGCCAGAGGCAATTAGCAAACTCGCCGTCCGCGCGTAATAAAATTTATCTTGTATTTATCTTGTGGCTTTATAAGTATTTTGTCATTGCAAATCTTAATCAAAGCCAGAATCTAACTTAATCATTGCAAGTGGTTATAAGGCTATGTAAGTGATTGTGGATTTTGGAGGGCAAGCTAGATTCTTATTTGTGATTTTAATGTAGCTTTTACAAAAACTCAGTAGAATCTAGCTTTTGAATTACAGCAAAATGGAGTGATCGTGCATATTTATATCATTAATCTCAAAAACCAAACCGCACGGAGAGCCAAAATGGAGCAAGAGATCCAAAATCTCTGCCAAAATGCCACAGACAATCAAGCTATAAATGACACTAACACTATTTATTGGCATTTTTTTCAAGCAATAGAGTCAAGCGATGAAGTATTTGCCTCATACAAAACGCAGTATTTCAGCCCTTATAAATGCTATATGCTTCATGGCAGAATCCTAAGTGATAATGAGATCGCATGCTATGCTTCGCATTATGAAATGTGGAAAGAATGCGTAAAAAGAGATGAGCCAATCATCGTGCTAGAAGATGATGTGGGGTTTGAGCCGTGCTTTTTGGAGACAATCCAAACAATAGCAGAATCTAACTTTGCATTTGTGCGATTGTATTATATGGATAAAAAACGCGATAAATATGTCTATCAAATTGCAGATTCTAGATTCTACTATTCGCTCAAAAACACAAATGGCACGCAGGGGTATTATCTCACCCCAAAGGCTGCAAGGGCTTTTTTGAAGTGGAAAACTTGGGATAGCCCAGTGGATATACAAATGGAATTTGTCTCACGCAATAAAATAGATAAT carries:
- the pyrH gene encoding UMP kinase, with the translated sequence MAKKKRILVKFSGEALAGENGFGIEPSVLSYIAREIESLLKADVEVGIVIGGGNIIRGVSASEGGIIRRTSGDYMGMLATVINAVAMQEALEHIGLDVRVQSAIEIKEICESYIYRRAIRHLEKGRVVIFAAGTGNPFFTTDTTATLRAVEIGADYVIKATKVDGVFDKDPNKFQDAKKLDVISYDSALAENIKVMDDTAIALAKDNRLPIVVCNMFKKGNLLEIVVNGGGICSIVK
- the def gene encoding peptide deformylase, whose product is MTIIKYPDSRLKQKSSPVEVFDENLAQMLDEMYQIMTQTNGIGLAAIQVGIPLRALIINLHREDGEQYKEDTLEIINPVILKTKGLTTYREGCLSVPGFYEDIERFEEVSIAYQDRHGQEKILQATELLAIAIQHEMDHLEGILFIDKLPLLRRKKFEKELKKIQKEQRDKKSNEIRKTRI
- a CDS encoding GGDEF domain-containing protein, which translates into the protein MIDKLQEKASNIKTNPFLSGIDPEVPDSNTDIEPTRDEFFQKIQQISQSVIQAMEQESLPCLPANYELYFGKFLEKEPPSTKEKVRKIMNLQSDIQNRALVFEKSVGESLKIIKQVLNCMSVVYQNFIISQNVVKRYSKDMAQADNKLVFKNVMDFFMRDINKVTNITSKQLGQIQNLYTKINRNLKSISQNSVYDLTLDVYNKNYFTSFLQKEQELCKEFNHSSILIYVSLSRSIASSVGQDSPTFLLLLKTMAKFLQKHIRSSDAVAYMGNGIFGVLLKYSDVLEAQELCISLYQASQTTDIFVADINLQLDIITSITKILPDRSIEETMSACLSTLRIALEEKQRCKIYQQDEVSAPQ
- the clpP gene encoding ATP-dependent Clp endopeptidase proteolytic subunit ClpP, with amino-acid sequence MNYIPYVIEKTGRGERSYDIYSRLLKDRVILLSGEINDMVASSIVAQLLFLEAEDPQKDINLYINSPGGVITSALSIYDTMNYIQADVCTICIGQAASAGAFLLSCGTKGKRFSLPNSRIMIHQPLGGAQGQATDIEIQAKEILRLKSILNEIMAKNTNQTLKRIAQDTERDFFMNAKEAQEYGLIDKILTKSIK
- the tig gene encoding trigger factor, with the translated sequence MNIQTTRINTANALAKGLIAIEDLEQKLNQIAQKVSKTIKMAGFRQGKVPVSIVKTRYKDSIEQDAQREMVQDMLNTALKDLKIDAKQLIGDPIITKFEKGEKNIDVEIKISILPEFDVSDALKSIPEPKIPTASPKQIQERLDMLARSQAPIVDSTSKVVKKGHIANIDFEGFVDNVAFEGGKAQGFDLDIGSNQFIPGFEDALVGAKVGEEKEIQVDFPQDYHSANLAGKKATFKVKINAIKDREKIELNDEFAKKVLHKEDASLDELKQDIQKQLDLDLKNKYYSEEMREKSLEALNKAFSFDVPDLIVEQEMDMLFRNSLSQITKDELAVYQKDPKKAQEKRETFRDEAHKSVKVTFIIDALAKKNNIDVTDNEVMSAIYYESMMSGQDPQQVIVYYKENNFLPAIKMSMIENRVLTRLLDEKANLKDTKDTKGAKVKADSASKAESTESKIAESKKPKKAKE
- the fliI gene encoding flagellar protein export ATPase FliI — translated: MSLEVLKSKLKLRPNLSPQYGIVYKITPTIIYAKGIIPSVGDIIKIIHRDESQSLGIVILSEENSFGFSPFSFVEHFSINDIVFIEKNELSFPVCEEMLGRVFDPLGQPIDDKPALLTSTYAPIIAPPIRALKRGIIDEVFDVGVRSINGLLTCGKGQKMGIFAGSGVGKSTLMGMIVRGCNAPIKVIALIGERGREVPEFIHKSLNGNLENTILIVATSDDSALMRKYGAFSAMAVAEYFKSQGRDVLFIMDSVTRFAMAQREIGLALGEPPTSKGYPPSVLTLMPQLMERAGKEEGKGSITAFFTILVEGDDLNDPIADQARSILDGHIILDRGLTDVGIYPPINLLSSASRVSNDIITKEHKLLIQNFRRYYALLKENEILIRIGSYQKGSDAELDYAMEIKPLMENFLKQNEDEIVDFEHSIQMLKEIFASKLQQT
- a CDS encoding flagellar hook-basal body protein; this encodes MINGYYSTTGGMITQFNRLDVISNNLANLNTNGFKRDDVVVGDFLRLYKQTQDTLPIKDHTRAAAQYQNRNLNRVPNISEEYTEFETGAIAQTDNPLDFALQKPNAYFAIQTPDGIRYTKDGSFTIDNDGFLSTKQGYRVLSRAGIESEGGILIAQGLQVEADKNGNLYFRNPGNEEINAPIAGGSLAIVSFDNPKYLQKVGDNLFKYPDERLDDRIIAIDNGSLVQGFVEKSNVNAVKEMSALIETNRLVDMYSRAMRTYMDDFAPEAISKLAVRA
- a CDS encoding glycosyltransferase family 25 protein, whose amino-acid sequence is MHIYIINLKNQTARRAKMEQEIQNLCQNATDNQAINDTNTIYWHFFQAIESSDEVFASYKTQYFSPYKCYMLHGRILSDNEIACYASHYEMWKECVKRDEPIIVLEDDVGFEPCFLETIQTIAESNFAFVRLYYMDKKRDKYVYQIADSRFYYSLKNTNGTQGYYLTPKAARAFLKWKTWDSPVDIQMEFVSRNKIDNIIYKPFCIFENQYSKHSTINRYCPPLKGI